Genomic segment of Leptospiraceae bacterium:
TCAAGGTGTAGTCCTTTTGGTTTTCGAACTTTTTTTGGAAAATTTTTATATCTTCGATTAAAGTTTTTAGATTGTCTGGATCTTGTTGGAACTCAATCTCTACTATAACAGCTTCATTGAACTTATTCGAAACAACTTTTATTTGATTCATAATCAGTAAAAATATTTTTCTTTTCATAAACTTTAATGAATAAAAAGTGAAAACATAACTATAAAAAGTTAACTTATCATACATCAAATCCAAAAAGACATTTAGTCTTTCAATTGAATTCGATTTGATAAAATTTTCTAAATTTTCTTGGGAACCAAAAAAACAAACTAAGACAAACTCAATACTTCCGTATACTTTTTTAAAAAGAATTAACCTTTGTATGGATTTTAAAATCTCCGACGAAAAACGCTTGGTAAAGAATGGGTTTAATAGTAATTCATTCGTTATTTTTACAAATTCCAACATATCATCTTGGATTTTTGTAATCTCATTCATGGGAAATAAATCATCATCAAAATTGATATACAAATTTTTTTTTGTCTCTTCATCGACATTGAACGCTAATAAAGGAAAATAGCCATAAGAAAACTCATTTGATGCAAGAATAACTAATCCATCAAGGTAATTGAAGTCTTTTTTTAGATATTCATGGAGCTTTTGATTTAAAGCAAAAAAATTTTTTTCCAAACTTAACAAAAGGAAGAATTCAAAATCTTCACTATACTTTTTTTTCAGAAAATCTAATATCTCTTTCCTAAAGAATTTATCAAAAAAATATTTTTTCTCATAAAAACTCACCTTATTGAGATAGGACTGAGGTTGATGGAACAGAACTTTATCTTTCAGCTCTAAGAACTCTTGTTCACCAAAAATTTTCTGGCGGATTTTGTTTATTTTTGTTTCTAAAGAAACCGTATCAAATTCAATCATGTATCTTTGCAGTTTATGTTCTAAAAAAGCCTTTTGAATTTCCTTCCAAAGCTTTGGACGATTCCAATCCATTCCTAATTTTTTTCTTGAACATATGCAAAAAAGCAATCAAATTTAATTGATTTTCATTCATAAGGTATTATCTTTATACTAATACCATGAGTTTAATCTATTTTTTCATCGATGGAATCGGGATTGGTGAAAACAACGCAGAAAAAAATCCCTTCTCACGATATGCAACTTCAATCCTACAAGTTTGCACAGGGAAATTATATATAGATAATGGACTTCACAAAAAGTTCAAGGTTTATCCTTTAGATGCTAATATGGGAATTGCAGGACTTCCCCAATCTGCTACAGGTCAGACCAGTCTATGGACCGGAGTTAATGCACCGAAAATCATCGGTTATCACATCACAGGATTTCCAGGTCCCAAACTAAAAACCATCATTTACGATCACTCAATCATAAAAAAGTTTAAAGAACATCAACTAAGAGCTACATTCTTAAATGCATATACTCCAAAGTTCCTCAAAAAATTAGAGAAACTCCCAAGAATTGCCAGTGCATCCACCCATACTCAAAAAGCCTCTGGTCAGAACTTGTTCACAATAAACGATATTCTCAACAAAAGAGCTCTTTATATGGACATCACTCATCATATCATGCATGAATACTATCCAGAACTCAAAGAAGTCGTTCCCATTATGGATCCCATACAACGAGGAAGAGACGCCGTAGAAATTTCTCATAATTATGATTTGGTAATTTTTGAGTATTTTCTATCCGACAAAGCTGGTCATAGTCAATCTTTCGAAGCAGCAAAGTTTATTATCGAAAAGTTAGAAAGATTCATCCAAGGGATTTTAGAAGCTCTTGATAAAGATGATACATTGATCATAGTTTCAGATCATGGGAATTTAGAAGACCTGTCCGTAAAAACCCATACCAACAACTTAGTGCCACTCATAGTTTCTGGAAGATTACAAAAAGAATTTCAAAATTTAAATTACCTGAACGATGTCCCACTTCGTATTTATGAAATCTTTGGTATTGAACCAGAAATCGATGAAGAATACTACATTCACTTATTTTCCCAAGATAAATCCAACGAAACCGAGTCAGTTAATATCGATTTGAATGAAGCTATGATTAACTACTGAAAATTACCTTGTTTTTCCAAAAGGATTTTTTCTGTTTCTTTCAGCCATTCTAACGCTTCTTGGGAATATTTCCCTCTTGGATCAAAATCATATGCTTTCTTAAAGTATTGATACGCCTTTTGAAACTCATCATCATCAAAATAGGAAATTCCTATTTTTATCATCGCCATTTGATCTAAAAGTTCATTCGGATTTGTGATGACACGTTCATAATAAATCCTTGCCAAGCTCTTTTCTTTTTGAGTTTCTTGTAATTCTCCAAGCCGAAAGTACACATTTTCTAAAATCTCATAAATCTTGCTTTTTTGTTTTTCTGATAGAGATTTTTTTTGTAAAAAGTTCATGATTTTTCTTTCTAGTTGAACCAATTGATTATAGGCTTCCAAATAACTTTTTTGATAGATATTTGCTACAGCGATTTTTAATTCACGCCTAAACATTTCAATTTGTTCAGAAAAAGATAAATTATTTTGTTCATTTTCTTCTTTGTGATTGTGAGCAATTTTGTCTTGAGAGGTTTTTTGTTTTTCTTCTTGTTTATCTTTTTTATCTTGTTTATCGTTTCTTTCTATTTTTTGAGTGGTTTCTTGTTTTTTGATGGTTTTTGTATCTTTTGATTTTTTCTCTTCTTTTTGTTTTTCTTTCACTTTGTCTAGTATTCCCGTTGGGGTCTCAAAGTTATAATTTTCGTATTCGATGGGTAGATACTTTTTGTTCTGCTTTAAGTTTTGGGATACCCTCTCAGCATAAAGGTGATCAGGATTGTATCTTAAAGCCAAAAAGTAATTTTTTTGAGCTCTTTGGTAATTCTTTTTTTTATAATAGTAATCACCAAAAGTAGAATGGATTCTTGATTTTAATTCTTTTGAGTTTGTCTTTGCTAAAAGATTTTGCAATATCGCTTTTCCTTCTTCTTCATTATCCCCTAAAAGTAGAATTCTTCCCAATAGGTAATCTATTTCTTCTTCCAGTGCAGGGTTTATGATTTTTCGTGATTTTAATTCTCTTAAGTGTTGAAGGGAACGGTTCTCATCATTTAAACGATATAAAGAATACGATAGTCCAAATTTCGCTAATTGCTTTAAATCTTCTTCCTGCGCGAAAGAGTAGATTTTATTATAAATATCCAAAGCCTTGCGTATTGACTCTACTGAATTTTGCTTCAAGTATTCATCTGCCATGATGAGCTCACTTCTTAATTTTTCTTTCGTGCGTGGATTAGGTTCTTCGTCTTTTATCTCTTTGGGTATGAGGTTCTTTGTGATATCCTGATAAACCAATCGATAATTTTTCTCCAAGCTCGAATAATCAATAGCAATAAGCACAAGCCCAGCAAGAATAAAAATCATGCTGGCTAAAAGAGAAATCCAAAGAGAATTAAAATTCACATCTAACTCCTATTCTAAAGTTCTTTTCAACCAAAAATTAGCTCGTTGAGCATCAAAACTTTGAACGTCAGGATCAACAAAAAACCTTCTTGCCTCATCCAATCGATTCTGTCGATATAATAATACCCCATAATAGAACTTCAATTGTCCTTTCTCTTGATCACTCAAATCTTGTATTGAGAGTAAACTTCGAATTTTTTGTTCAGCATCAGTATATCTTTTCTGTTTGTATATCCAATCTATGATTGTTTGTATTTCTTTTTTAATGTCGAAGGGATTTTTACTTTTTATTTTTTTGGGTTCTTCCTGTTTAGTTTCTAAAGAAGCCTGATTCGTTTTTGTTTGTTTTTCATTCTCAGATTCTAGACTTTGAGTTTGATTAATATTAGTCACGTTAATTTTTGATTCTTCTGTTATGAGGGCTTTTTGATCTCGAGGATTGATAATACGTTGTTCATCTGTTTTAATTTCCACTTCTTCCTGTTGGATTTCTATTGGTCTTTTTAAATAATAAAAAGCAGTGATATTATTTGTATCTGTGTTATATTCTAAAAAATTATAATAATACTTCCCAGCCGGCAGATTTTTGTCGACGTAAACTCCTGCTACCAATGGAAATTCTCCTATAAAAATGCTTTTATCTTTGAGTTCTTCGTATTTTGTAATTTGCATGGGACTACGATAAATCAAAACTTTGATTTTAGAAGAAAGTTCTGGATAGTAGTCCCATATCAGTCTTACTGAATTTTTATCTTCCAATTTGACACTGATACTTTTGATGTTAGTTCTTCGTGACTCTGTTTCTACCATCTCTTCTTTTCCTACTGGTTCTACTGGCTTCTCTGAGTCTTTTTTTAGTTCCGAAGACTCATATTTTGGAATGATGATTGAAAATGTTGTAAAAGTTCGATTGGGAAAAAAAACTCTTAATTCATTTTCATTTGATAAAACAGGAAAAACGGCATAAAAATATCGATCAGGTTTTAAATCTCGATCGATAAAACCAAGCCTACCAGATTGAGCATTCCCAATATAATTAGCATCTTCTAAAGACTTTGTACTTGATATAGGAAAATTACTTCGATAAACACGATAATATTTTACACCAGGTCCAGCATCCACCCAAAAGAGTTGAATAGAAGTTTTATCCACTTGATAAGCAATCAAAGAATCAGGCAAAAACTCTTTGTATTGATAATCAATTCTTTGTTTTTTAAAAGTATGATTAATATAGGACCTTTGAAACTTTAAGCTTGCATATTCTACGTTTGAATCAACATCCAACACACTCACACCATAAAAGAAAGGTTCTCCTTCAATAGGGTTTTCATCAATAAAAAAGGGTTTAATCGTTTCTCCAATAAAAATGGACCTTTTTAATCTTTCCAATGAATCTAAGGGTTCTTTTCCTTTATATACTCTATACTTGATATTTTGTATGGGGAGAGGTTTCCAATTTAGTATCACTACTTTATCTGTATTGATTGCCGATAACTCAGAAATCTCGTAGTCACTTGATGTCAATTTTGATTTATCTACACTTTCTATTGTTTGAGTTTGAGAAACTTCTTTCTTATTTTCTCTTTCTGTCCTATATACAACAAATGGATTAATGGTATAGTTCACATCTGGTTTCAAAATCAAAACCCCATCTCTACTCAATTCAAACGATGTCACAGCGGCATAGTAATAAACTCCTTCTGGAATATCATAATCAATAAAAGAAGTTGTATTAGGTGGTAAAGGTGGATTCGTTAAATTGTAAGAACTCAACAAAATATCCCTTGTAGAAATAGGCCTTGTATATCTAACAACGTAGATAGGAGTATCATTGTTCATAGAAATTTCCCACGTAATTCTTGCCGAAAAAGGATAAGACGGATCTGGCACAACTTTTAGATTGCGTATTTTTGGAAAATCAGGAAATTTTGACGTAGGTGTTTCTTCTGTTTTGGTGGTTGTATCTTTTTGAGTTGGTTGTGTGGGAGCTTCTTTCTCTAGAATGGCAATAGGCAAAGGATCAACCCCTGGAATATTTTTTGCTCGGGTGATTGCATGTTGAGAGCTTTGAAAGATTAAATATAAAAAAACGAACAAAAATGTTCTTTTCATATTTTCATTTACTCTTATTTCGGTTTACTATAAACGAAAA
This window contains:
- a CDS encoding metalloenzyme, giving the protein MSLIYFFIDGIGIGENNAEKNPFSRYATSILQVCTGKLYIDNGLHKKFKVYPLDANMGIAGLPQSATGQTSLWTGVNAPKIIGYHITGFPGPKLKTIIYDHSIIKKFKEHQLRATFLNAYTPKFLKKLEKLPRIASASTHTQKASGQNLFTINDILNKRALYMDITHHIMHEYYPELKEVVPIMDPIQRGRDAVEISHNYDLVIFEYFLSDKAGHSQSFEAAKFIIEKLERFIQGILEALDKDDTLIIVSDHGNLEDLSVKTHTNNLVPLIVSGRLQKEFQNLNYLNDVPLRIYEIFGIEPEIDEEYYIHLFSQDKSNETESVNIDLNEAMINY